In Prinia subflava isolate CZ2003 ecotype Zambia chromosome 1, Cam_Psub_1.2, whole genome shotgun sequence, the DNA window CttcattatgaaaaaaatgaagtgtaTCAAATATATCACAATGATATCAGATTACAAAATCTACAATCTACATGCAATCTACAGAAAAAAGAacgatgatgatgataatgatgatgatgatgatgatgattttttttttttttaaggaaacatGAGCACACTATTTTCCTGGAGTCAGATGACTCACAAATTCTGCAGAAGGCAGAGTATAATATAAGCAAAATCTGCCCTCTTAACAACTATGACAGGTATTAAAATAGAGCTGTGGAGTGGTACTGTAGtatcattaatttatttttgattgtGTAGATCATTAAACAATTAAACTAAAGCATTATTCTTTCCAGCATCTTTAATATAATTTCACTCATATTCTTTTAGATACTCTATTATAATTTAGGTTTACAAGACTTCTGCCTATTCCATTGACCCaggaaaaccagagaaaaggTGAATCCTGCTAGGGATCTATTGGAATTATATCTGGAATTACAGACTCTCTGGGGAGGATACTACATTTCTGGCATGATCACTTGGTAACAGCAGCTGGTTTATGTGGGCAGGCCAGGCAGTGTTGTGCCATGGTGTGCCATGGTGTGTCAGGCCTGTTGTTGGGAGGGCACACGGCAGCCAGTGTTCtcttccctgttcctggagcatTGCTGCTGCCTTTCGGTTTGCAGACATATGATGGCTGTGCCAGGTCAACACTGATGCAGCACAAGGACCTTCAGTTTCTGGACTGTCCCCACAGTACAGCATCCTGTGTGCTGACAGCCATCATTCCTCTCTAAAAATAGATGTTTCTTGTGGCTGGTGAGGAGTAAAGCCTTATTTCTTGTTGTGTTTAACATTTTCAGTGATCCCCCAAAAGCCAGGTTTTCAGCTTAGCCCTCAGAAAACTCAGTGACCTTACCCAGCATATCTCCATATCTTCATTAAAGTGATACTTGAtgtaaatacaaagaaaagtaCATAGGTtcatggaagaaaaacaaacactgacTGGCATAGTTCAGTGGCTGCTGTAGAACACAACACACAAGTGCCACACGAGGTTTACCAGTAGGTGGTGacatataattatttattagcTATTTTCTAGCTGCAAAGATTCTGAACACAGGCAGGTTCACTGTGCAACTTCTTGTTTAAGCTTTCCTTTCGTATTGCTGCATCTTTTGAGATTTCTTTTACAAGTTTCACAGCTGCAGAAGTGTTTCATAGCTGCAATTGCATCTTCTGGCTGTAGAAAGTCATCCTGCTCTTGTTCCGTGAACTGCAGGTCTGCCTCCCCACTGCTGAACAAAGTGCTTAGTTTGTGTGGTTTCAGGATCTTTCGTCTGTTGATGAAGGAAAATAACCCAGTTGTCATAACACatgcatgagaaaaaaaagtcagtccTTTCTTTGTAATGTGTACCTCTTATTTACTTCCCGTGAGTAAACAAGTTTTAGAGTTAGCTGTGTGGAAATCTGCTATTTACTGCCAAATGTAATCAGCAGCCTCTCCTGAGTCCATCACATCTTTCTGTGCATCAGTGCTCCCAAGCTACGAAGCCATCATTaaccctggaaaaaaaattattccccTAAGCTTGGTCTATctattattttctattaatttaaATACCACCTGTGGGTTATGACTAATGAAAGCCATATAGCTGCAGCATTTGAGATGAAGCTTAGATTTAGATAGTTAGCAGTGTTGGAGTAGCAGGAGGAAACAAGTCTTAAGGCTTCTCTTAGGCTTCAGGAATCGCCACAGAAGTGAGCTGGGCCTGTTTGCTTCATGGGAAGGGTATTGGCTCCATGGAGGTCACAGCCCAGCTTACTTCACCGCCTGGAGCAGGGGTGACAGATAAGAGTGCTCCTGAcagcctctgcccacagccagTGGGTGTATCTGGGTGAAAAGTGCCTTTTTGGGGAAGGTGGTGCAATGTGACCGTGCATCAGTCTGCTCACAGTTCCCGGCCCTGAAGACACGAGCAGACCTTGTGAGCACACGGCTGCCCTCGCAGCTGGGTGggcggccgggctgggctgggggcgGCTGCTGAATGTGCCCTGCTGGGTGAGATGTCAGCatgctctcctgcctgcttccATGCGCTCTTGAGCTGCTCTTTCTGAACTGGTTCTAGCTCAGTGCTCGTTAGGGCTTAACCACAAGGTTCTATTGCAGTTCTTAAAAGGCTCTGCATTTTCTAACTACTGTTTGATGCATTGCTGAGTTCTTGATGAACACCCATGTTCAAACCTGCGGTGACAAAGGCTTATACATTCAAACATATGCAGTGCTTTATTCCTGATGCTGTCACTGGCCTGAGTTGAGTCTTGAGCCCAAGTCATGTCAGTTTTCCACATTAATATTCTTTTTACCATTTACACAAGGAATTTTCTTCACACAACAAGGTCAGTATGTTTTTTCTGACTGCACCCATAACTCTTGTGGGCCACCCTCTGGGGCTGGTGCAGGACAGCCAAGCTCATACACAACACACAAAGTGCTGCAGAAAATGTACAATCTGTCAATCAGTGGGACCACAGGGTACTTTTAATCCCTGCTGCATAGACTGGTGGCAACTGCCTGAGCTTTGTCTGTGGGAACTAGTGTATTTGTCTGAAGAGCACCAAAATACCACACCCAGAACTTCAGGGCACTCTACTGGTGCTgcagaaaaaacaggaaagccCAATGCCCGCTAATAAAAATGGAGGGAGATTCACACTTATCTGCTAAATTTGGTGGCAGACAAGACTATTACTTGCCTTTATCACAAGGACATAAGTCACAGGCTGCAACCTGTTGCAATACAGGCTGGCTTTGGGACTCTAGATTAGCTACTTAAGACTTTCctgagagaaaaagcaattatttcagGTAAGTTGCcaagctgctcctgtgctctgcctaTACCTGGTTATACTTTTTCCTGGGAACTATTACTTATGTGCaaagcagaaagggaaagaaggtgGGCAGCTTTAGAGAAGttactgctgctgtttgctggcaGCAGGATGCCATTTATAAATGAGATCATCACATTGCAGCACAACAACCCaaagcacagagggaaaagaCAAGTGTGACTGGCAACTCTGCCTACTGCAACACAAGGTATGGTGAGGGGACACAGGCAACTATTGCTGGTTAAATGCTATTCCTGTGTGTTGGACACAAAACTGACAGTAACTTATgactttctttttcagtgttgtttggacaacacatgaaaaaaagaattagaCACCAATATAATAAAACTATTATTCTTGTTTGGGATGAGGAAGTCAGAGAATGAAATCAAAGATGACACCCAGAACTGAGTTTTTCAATAATGGAAACAAGCAAGAAATGGGAAAGCAAGGTTTTTATAAAGTAATTATATAATAGCAAGCTAAATTCAGCTGatgaaaaagaagtttttataggaaaataaatgaaacaccTGCACTTAAATGAAAGGGGGATACAGGACTGGAGCTGACATGCAAAAGGAGTGATTTTTAGATTAAGTGAGGGTAAACCTTAATGCTGTAAATAAGGTTTATTTCTTCAGTATAGTAacttaaaaacttaaaaaattaaaatatagtaACTCAAATGTAATGGCATGTGCACAGCTACCCCAtgcctcactgcctgccctggtGTGAAGCCAGGACAATATTTCCACCTGCCAGATTTGCATGTCAGTGCCTTCACTGTAGTGTTCAGTTGCAACAGCAAGATGTCCAAATCTTTACTGTTTTATCACACAGGTGTAGGGACACCAACAAAAACTGGTACAAAAGTAAGTCTGAAAAGCCCTTCAGTTCCTCTCTTAGAAACATATTAGGCCTTGGATGATGAAACATCACTGTACCCGAGCTGCCTCCTTGATGGCTTGATGCCAGGAGCAAGCCAAAGTTTGAATTCTCATAAGTCAAcaccagaaaagagaaaagttttagtgggaaaataaaaggtgatccaaagacaatgaaaaaaaaaaccccaacccaatGTGATTGTCTAGAtctactttctttttctcctgtgatttattccatgattctgtgaaagaccattttttccctttcttccagaCAAGTGTTGTTAGAGGAAGTAAGTCCACCTCCGCAGCCATCCCTTTGCCCCAGTGCTGAACCCCGCCGCTGCCTCTTGCAGTGGcaccagagccagggcagcccacaaggagaagggagggggaACAGGCTGGCAGCTGAAGGGCAGCACCCACTGCTGCCTCTTGCAGTGGCACCAGAGCCAGGGCAGTCTGCaaggagaagggagggggaACAGGCTGGCAGCTGAAGGGCAGCACGGGCTGCAGCCGCCAGTTAGCGCAGCCTGAATCTCCTGGACACCGGTCAGTAACCATTTCATATATTGCTAAACCTGAACTATAAACTGCAATTGGTAAATCTGCAGGATTAATCAAAAATACACCTGGCTAACCTTCAAATTATCAACTATTACAGCTGTTTGGTTACTTTGGAACTGCTGCTGCTACGTGACATTAGCTCAAGGCCAGACCTGCAACTGTCTGCATCAATCCAGCGAAGCTCTCTGCAGAAAGGTGAcagaacagaaagggaacaaGCCCTCTCCAGAAAAGGTTACTCAACAGCTTGCTAGGTTGACTCAGTGCCATTGGATACAGTGGTGTACCCACTGTATATAAATTGTGACCTGTCTTCTGTTTCATTCTCagccacctctcctgccacccTGGTAGTTACCCTTTTTCCACTTGGAAGATTTTGGGCATTACCAGAAATGTTCCTAGCATCCTGGATCTGGGGAATGGCAGTAATACTTTGTTGTGTATCTTGGTTTCTTCTAGGGAGGAGAAGAAGGTAAGGACTCTTTGTAAAAGCATCTCAGTGCCTGGCCTTTATTTGTGTCAAATATTCTGTGTACATCACTAAAAGAACTGTAGTCAGACATATCAGGATAGCACAGACAATACTGTAGTTTGGTCTTTTGAGAGATTTATGTTCCAATCGAATTTCTGTGTATGAACTTTGCAATAATAGTGTTGTGAGTCCTAGAGGTAGCTGTAGATACAAATCTATGTATAAGCAAGgtaattaaaatatgaatatgtatgTCCTGATTTCCTAAAGTTCTGGGCTGTAATTTCACCTGTATTGTAATCACAGCGAATACCTACTTATATCTAATTATAGTTTAATATCTGCTTACAAACACTTTTATATCTAGTAACACAATTTAATACAGGTAATAATTATGTACCAGGTATATTCCTTAAAAGCATTTATGCTGCTGACACACTCACACAAGGAGTGAGCAATTTGCTTAActcttcttattttttaatttcagcagtaattttcttgttttattttagaaagtttaataaaaaaggtgaaaataattaatttcatttactgtaaatgctgaaTTATTATATGATAGTTATTTCAGGAGTCATTATGTCCTTATACAGGAAAGTTGCTTCtactcaaaaaagaaaataatttaaacatatGCTTCACTTTAGGTATCTGCTTAATTTAAAGCATGTTCTTGATGACACTGTGAAAGGCTTGCTCTTATGCTTACTGAGGATCACAGCAAAACTCCCATATTTTTAGAAAGATCTGGTCCATTAATGGTATATACCAATAATAGAAACCTTTCCGTACTAAAAAAGTTTCTTTGCTTGGTATTCAAATGAAACTGTGGATCAAATTGCCCAAAAATGTATCAGACAATATCAGTGTGATGGATTATTTATTAATGTGACAATTTCATAATTGCGTGTCAGCTAATGacaataattttgcattttaagaTGTGAAAAATATACATCTGatcctgggaaaagaaagatgatATAATCAAACTGTGTTTTATTATGTCTATTAATAGTTAAAATTGTTCTTTCTTAGACAGCTTAGCcctgaaagtggaaaaaattatttgtaaataaactacttgggattttttcttttcttttttttttttcacattacaCAAAGCCTAACATCAATATTTTACATACCTGATAGTCCTGGATAAGAGATCTTTATACATAATTTTAAACTGagcttttgtttgtgttttgtagGCGGCAAGGTGAGCCACCACTTGAAAATGGGTTCCTTCCATACCTGGGCTGTGCCTTGAAGTTTGGTGCCAACCCCCTTGAATTCctcaaagaaaagcagaagaagcaTGGCCACATCTTCACTTGCCATGTAGCAGGGAAATACATTCATTTCCTCACTGACCCTTTTTCGTACCATGCATTGATGCGCCAGGGAAAACACTTGGACTGGAAAAAGTTCCATTTTGCTACTTCTGCCAAGGTACTCCTGCTTTTAATATCTAACATGCAAAGTATCTGCTGACATACCCAGTTACTTTCTGTAAATATAACTATGCCTTTGAAATAGGATTGGTTTCACATTTCTGCACTTCTACTGTTTAAAATATTGTGGTATTTTTGTCCTCTTCctaaatggaaaagaaatttgcagtgatttgaatttttctaaGATTACACATTATTCTAAGACTGTACATTATTCTATTACATTATTATCCTTCCCTCTAGTAAGCTATGAAGTTATACTTTGGCTTTTGTTTCTGTTAGACTTTATCATCAAGGTAACAACAGGCCTTACTTACCATgcatacaatttattttttgacaGGCTTTTGGGCATGGTAGCATTGACCCTGCAGAGGGAAACACCACTGAAAATTTTCATCAGACTTTCATTAGAACCCTTCAAGGCAATGCCCTAGATGCCCTCATTGAAGCAATGATGGAAAACCTACAGTATGTCATGCTGCAGTCAAGAGCCCCTAAGCTTCAGTCTAATACCTGGGTGACAGAAGGACTTTATACATTCTGCTGCCAAGTGATGTTTGAGTCTGGCTTTTTAACACTTTTTGGTAAAGAATTTAATTCAAATAATGACAAAAACCTATCATCAAAGCAGGAAACTGAGAGAGCTCATATCCTAAATGCCCTTGAAAACTTCAAGGAATTCGATAAGATTTTCCCAGCCCTCGTGGCAGGGCTCCCTATCCACCTCTTCAAGAGTGCCCACAGCGCACGTGAGAGGCTGGGAGAGGCACTCCTGCACAAGAACCTCCTGAAAAGGGACAACCTCTCTGAGCTGGTCACCCTCCGCATGTTCCTGAATGACACCCTGTCAACCTTCGATGACATGGAAAAAGCAAAGACCCACGTGGCAGTGCTCTGGGCCTCTCAAGCAAACACCATTCCTGCCACTTTCTGGACCTTGTTCTATCTTCTTAAGTAAGTCCCAATGCTTCTTGTtcccaaacaagaaaaatgtttatctTTCAGAAACCGATTCATTAACACAGGCCAATTCCACTGCTTGATCAGTGACAAAAAACTTACTGTTTGCAACAGAAATGCTGTGTTGTTCTGGACTTCCACAGATGAGCCCTTTACCCATCTGAGAACAAGTAGTGGTAGCACAGAGCAATTCTTTAGAAGCTTCTTTTTTTGGTTAAGAAACAGCACTCCAGGGCAATGCTACACTTTGTCAAGAAAGCTTTGGAGTAAATCTACATGATATGACATTAAAAGTGCTAGTTGCAGTCAAAACATTAAGTGTATTAAAGGCTACCAATATAACTAGACATTTTTAGACCATCTCACTAGAGCAGGCAAAATGAGTTTGAACTTCATTATTGTTTTTACAGAAAgttaatagaaaataatttatatgtTCATAGATCCCACTGAAGCTGTAATGTAGTTTGCACCTGCTGAGCTTGTTATATGTGAGACAGGTGCACAGCTCAGATAATACTATCAAATGTCTATTTTATAGTGGGCCTTTGTGGATTATCTGCTTCAGCATAACTAACTAACTCTGAAGTATGTGTCTAAATTCCTAATGCTTTTACTTATCATCACTTCTTGCCAGTGTTAATTTTTGAAGCTATCTAGCACTTTTTGCTCCAAGCATGCATTTGCTTTAGATTTTCTGGACTTGGAGTCTTTTAACACCCTGATTGTGCCTTCATCAAGACACTATTGCACCCTCTCTTATTGTATCTATATACGTCACCATAACTTGTATATTCCATATCTGAAAGAAAGGCTAGCTGGTGAAGGGTACTATGTGGGCTCTTAGTAATAGGAAGATTCTTTTCAGCTAAACAGAATATTGTCACATCAGCCAGAATAAATGATGTTATAAAATTGACATATAATTCTGTTCCTAAACTTTCTACCTGCAGTGAGGCTATTTCCTAATCTACAACTGGCTGgcttttttcttattcttgGCATTGCTTTTTGGTGACTGTGCTCTTTATTACCTGAATTACGCACATCAGTTCTGTCCCACTTGTCATTGCAGACAAAATCAAATATTTGgggttcctttttttttttttcttttcctttgaagaTATCATAACTTTGCCAAGACATGAAAAAGTGGAACTGCAGCATTTTGCtgcaacattttcattttagaagGTTGTACTGGTCAgccaacaaaataaattttagtaAGGAAGAAAGTTAATAGCAAAACCTCttcttaaagaatttttaaatttaaagttaTGTTATACCTCTGCTCTTTTGATCTTAGGAGTCCAGAAGCAATGAGAGCTGCTACCAAAGAAGtgcaaaatgttttggaaagtgCCGAGGAGAGTATCAGCCTAGATGGCAAACATATTTCCTTGAACCGAAAACAGCTGGATAATATGCCAATATTAGGTATGACTATTTTATGCAGGATTATATATGCAGAAATCACACTACAATTTCCATGGTCTTCTATTTATTACCATATAAATGCTTGCCATGGAATTCCTATGGAATTAACAAAGAAACAGTAGAACAGGAAACTATATGTTCCTTAGCCATAACCAACACAACCAGGCTTCCCAATGTCCCAGGTGGTAGTGAGAGTATCAAAATTCACATGAACAGCACATTTTCATGGGCAATGGCATGTCTCAATAATACTACACCACTACATAACATAGACCCGTGGATAATTCTGAACAATATTTTGTCTGGTTAAGTCTTTAAATCAAATGAAAAGGTGTTGCCAAAACTTAACTCCCTATTCTTATTGTATGAAGCAATGTTTTCTAATACCAttacttgtatttatttttaatattttttcaaattatagGCATATTTTTCAGAAGTAACAGATAGTTTTGATAATGTTGCCTTTAactattactttaaaaatatcagttaatattgaaacaaaaaattcccttattactttttttctgagtatGGGTTTCTCTACAGATCTCTTAAGGCTTCAGAAAATTCTGTTCACTgcactgtttctttttcttgttatgTTCTCAGTTTTCACTGGTTTGGTCTTCATCTCAGAGTGAAAATATATCCCACTTTTGAACGTTCTGTTTCATCAACTATAAGCATTTTTCACAGGGAATGCAGATTGGGTTCTCAGTCATATCTGCAGAAGGGATAGAAATgctaaaaagaaattagaaagatattttcttAGGCATTTAGAAagttaatattaaaatgtttcttctaATAAATTCAGGGTTTGATAATGGCTCTGCAATAGTTCAGTATCCATGACCTGCCCCCAGTATGTGAATATGCTGTTTCCATGGCAATAATTCCTCATCCTCTCCCAACAGACAGCATCATCAAGGAGGCGATGAGGCTCTCGAGTGCATCCATGACTTTCCGAGTGGCCAAGGAGGATTTCACTTTGCACTTAGAGAACGACTTCTACAACATTCGCAAAGATGATATTGTAGCTCTTTAccctcagctgctgcattttGATCCAGAAATCTATGCTGATCCCCTGgtaagtatttttttcaaattgcaTTAAACTTGGCTCTCTGGCAGGAATTAGCAGGCCTTTACATAACACATTTTTTGGTGTTCCCCATGGCTGGAATTCTGTTGTGCCCCAGACAACCCGTTCTTACACTTGAAGAAGTGataataggaaagaaaaagaataaaggcACTGTTGCAAGACATGTTTTAGTGTAACTAAAAGGTGTGTTACCAGCCTCAGACAGCCTTCTACTTGCTGCCTTCCTCGGTGAGGGAAGATCACCATTAAAAGGGTCTTTGAAAAAGGATAACAGTTTCCCAAAGGCACAGAATTAGAATTCTTCCAGTTCTTCTTCTGCTGCATGAACAAGAATGCAGCttaaaatccttatttttagaggtcaggaaagaaaaggagagttATCAACAAAGAACCTGTGATCCTGTCCCACATGACAGAACTTCTCAGAGGCTACTCTTTGTAAAACAGCACATGGGGGCTGGTGGTACTGTACAATGCTGGAGACATCTCTTTCCCAGCCTGCATTTTGTGTCTTAGCAGCTTTATCTGGTTTTTGGAGGTATTCAAATATCAAGGAGCTCCTCTGTGTGTTTAATTGCAGACATTCCGATACGATCGCTTTCTGAACGAGAAGGGCGAGGAGAAGACCGACTTCTACCGCAACGGCCGGAAGCTGAAGCATTACTACATGCCTTTTGGGACAGGCATAGCAAAGTGCCCGGGCAGGTTATTTGCTGTCCATGAGATTAAACAATTCTTGGCTctgattttttcatattttgagaTAGAGCTTGTGGACAGTAATGTGAAGTGTCCCTCTCTAGATCAATCCCGTGCCGGACTGGGTATTTTGCAGCCATCCAATGACATTGATTTTAGGTACAGGCTGAAGTGCttatgaatatatattttgtaCTATGCATATACACTCTGTACTAGTAGTACATAAATGCACTGTATATACTAACAGTACTAAACACACTGTATAACATATACTTTATATACATTTTTTGTATATATGCAAATGTATTACTTCAAGTCTTGGGGGAAAATCTATATGAAGATGCTAATTCaccattttaatgaaaaatgtgcatttgtgTGGTACCAGCATGCAGTGGATTTAGTGCTGTCTTTTGATACAAATGCCTCCCTTTTTACCAACCATTTTGAAAGGCAAGTTAAGATTTTCAGCTGTGTGTGTacagcagcctttttttttttcctgtcagaaaATACTTTCACAAAAGTAGAGTTTCATGAGCTAATtcataataatttcaaaatttactAGAGTTAAAACATATTCTTTTCCATAATCAAAATGTTGTGGAGCGGCTTGTCTCCTCAGGTGAAATAAAGTTTTGTTATAAAAAGGCAGATTCACAGTGGGGAGGGCAGAGTTTGCTGGGGAATTACATTTACGGTTTTATGAAAAACTAGAAGACTTGAAAAAAACCTACAGAA includes these proteins:
- the LOC134548736 gene encoding cytochrome P450 7A1 is translated as MFLASWIWGMAVILCCVSWFLLGRRRRRQGEPPLENGFLPYLGCALKFGANPLEFLKEKQKKHGHIFTCHVAGKYIHFLTDPFSYHALMRQGKHLDWKKFHFATSAKAFGHGSIDPAEGNTTENFHQTFIRTLQGNALDALIEAMMENLQYVMLQSRAPKLQSNTWVTEGLYTFCCQVMFESGFLTLFGKEFNSNNDKNLSSKQETERAHILNALENFKEFDKIFPALVAGLPIHLFKSAHSARERLGEALLHKNLLKRDNLSELVTLRMFLNDTLSTFDDMEKAKTHVAVLWASQANTIPATFWTLFYLLKSPEAMRAATKEVQNVLESAEESISLDGKHISLNRKQLDNMPILDSIIKEAMRLSSASMTFRVAKEDFTLHLENDFYNIRKDDIVALYPQLLHFDPEIYADPLTFRYDRFLNEKGEEKTDFYRNGRKLKHYYMPFGTGIAKCPGRLFAVHEIKQFLALIFSYFEIELVDSNVKCPSLDQSRAGLGILQPSNDIDFRYRLKCL